A stretch of the Coprobacillus cateniformis genome encodes the following:
- a CDS encoding peptidylprolyl isomerase: METVKFEIEMENGKMMSGELYPDVAPITVKNFISLIEKNFYDGLIFHRVIPGFMIQGGGLDAQMKEKACPSIKGEFRSNGVQNDLLHTRGVLSMARTMVKDSASSQFFIMHDVAPHLDGEYAAFGKIIDGLDVVDEIASAQTNFQDCPKTPIVIKTMRLI; this comes from the coding sequence ATGGAAACAGTGAAATTTGAAATTGAAATGGAAAATGGAAAAATGATGTCAGGAGAATTATATCCAGATGTTGCTCCAATAACAGTGAAAAACTTTATAAGTTTAATTGAAAAAAATTTTTATGATGGTTTAATCTTTCATCGTGTGATTCCTGGATTTATGATTCAGGGTGGTGGATTAGATGCTCAAATGAAAGAAAAAGCATGTCCATCAATTAAAGGTGAGTTTCGCAGTAATGGTGTTCAAAATGATTTATTGCACACACGTGGTGTTTTATCAATGGCTCGTACAATGGTCAAAGATTCAGCGAGTTCACAATTCTTTATTATGCATGATGTTGCACCGCATTTAGATGGCGAATATGCTGCTTTTGGTAAAATTATAGATGGATTAGATGTCGTTGATGAAATTGCAAGTGCTCAAACAAATTTTCAGGATTGTCCAAAGACACCAATTGTGATAAAAACGATGAGGTTAATATAA
- a CDS encoding LURP-one-related/scramblase family protein, which yields MKLLFKQRLFSWLDSYDIFNENNQITYSVHGKLSWGHCLHIHNQNNVHIGTIKEEVFTFLPKFNMYIQDEYIGRIYKEFSFFKPVFHLDCNDWKVQGNWLEWDYQIVNSQGIIIATISKEIFHFTDTYVIDVVQPDNALYVLMIALAIDAEKCSRQN from the coding sequence ATGAAATTATTATTTAAACAAAGATTATTTTCATGGTTGGATAGCTATGACATTTTTAATGAGAACAATCAAATAACTTATAGTGTACATGGAAAATTAAGTTGGGGGCATTGCTTACATATCCATAACCAAAATAATGTGCATATTGGTACAATAAAAGAAGAGGTTTTCACTTTCTTACCTAAATTTAATATGTATATTCAAGATGAATATATTGGTCGTATTTACAAAGAATTTTCATTCTTTAAACCTGTTTTTCATTTAGATTGTAATGATTGGAAAGTACAGGGCAATTGGTTAGAGTGGGATTATCAGATTGTTAATTCTCAAGGAATTATTATTGCAACAATCTCTAAAGAAATTTTCCATTTTACAGACACTTATGTTATAGATGTTGTTCAACCTGATAATGCTTTATATGTTTTAATGATTGCTTTAGCTATTGATGCTGAAAAATGTTCACGCCAAAACTAA
- the ribE gene encoding 6,7-dimethyl-8-ribityllumazine synthase has translation MNTFEGNLVAENIKIGIVVARFNEFITSKLLAGALDNLKRENVGEKDIEVAWVPGAFEIPLIASKMAKSKKYDAIICLGAVIRGSTSHYDYVCSEVSKGIAQISLNTETPVMFGVLTTDTIEQAIERAGSKAGNKGSECAQGAIEMVNLIRALEV, from the coding sequence ATGAACACTTTTGAAGGAAATTTAGTAGCAGAAAATATAAAAATCGGTATTGTTGTAGCAAGATTTAATGAGTTTATAACTTCTAAGCTATTAGCAGGTGCATTAGATAATTTGAAAAGAGAAAATGTTGGTGAAAAGGACATAGAGGTAGCTTGGGTTCCGGGAGCATTTGAAATACCTTTGATAGCGTCTAAAATGGCAAAAAGTAAAAAATATGATGCGATTATTTGTTTGGGAGCAGTTATTCGAGGTAGTACAAGCCATTATGATTATGTGTGTAGTGAGGTATCAAAAGGAATTGCTCAAATCAGTTTAAATACCGAAACACCAGTTATGTTTGGTGTTCTTACGACAGATACGATTGAACAGGCGATAGAACGAGCTGGTAGCAAAGCAGGAAATAAAGGCTCTGAATGTGCACAGGGAGCTATTGAAATGGTAAATCTAATTCGTGCATTAGAGGTATAA
- a CDS encoding formamidopyrimidine-DNA glycosylase: MIELPEALSRAKELNNALIGKKIVKVLLPTSPHKFCWFQGDVASYPAQLEGHMIKGARGFGIFVEIECDQGVYMCVNDGVNMTVFTACDEIPEKYQLAILFEDQTSLVFQVAMYGSLICHHGNYENEYYLKSLEKISPISSQFTYHYFVSVLENVKPTMSIKAFLATEQRFPGIGNGVLQDILWEASLHPKRKVNSLSKQESQQLFQAIQSILGEMIEQGGRDTEKNIFGYFGGYRTRLSKKTLHQPCPRCQTPIEKANYLGGTIYFCPQCQKNI; this comes from the coding sequence ATGATAGAATTACCAGAGGCTTTGTCACGTGCTAAAGAGTTGAATAATGCTTTGATAGGCAAAAAGATTGTTAAAGTTTTGTTACCGACATCACCTCATAAGTTTTGTTGGTTTCAAGGGGATGTGGCTTCTTATCCTGCTCAATTAGAAGGACATATGATAAAAGGAGCAAGAGGATTTGGGATTTTTGTAGAGATTGAGTGTGATCAAGGTGTTTATATGTGTGTCAATGATGGTGTGAATATGACTGTATTTACTGCCTGTGATGAGATACCAGAAAAATATCAGTTAGCTATACTTTTTGAAGATCAAACCAGTTTGGTTTTTCAAGTTGCGATGTATGGAAGTCTTATTTGCCATCATGGAAACTATGAAAATGAATACTATTTGAAAAGTTTAGAGAAGATTTCACCAATTTCAAGTCAGTTTACATATCATTATTTTGTGAGTGTATTAGAAAATGTAAAGCCAACCATGAGCATCAAAGCTTTTTTAGCAACTGAGCAGCGTTTTCCAGGGATTGGTAATGGTGTATTGCAGGATATTTTATGGGAAGCGTCTCTTCATCCAAAACGTAAAGTCAATTCGTTGTCAAAGCAAGAAAGTCAACAGCTTTTTCAAGCTATCCAAAGTATTCTTGGTGAAATGATTGAACAAGGTGGCAGAGATACGGAGAAAAATATTTTTGGTTATTTTGGTGGATATAGAACACGATTGAGTAAAAAAACACTTCATCAACCTTGTCCAAGATGTCAAACTCCTATAGAAAAAGCAAACTATTTGGGAGGAACTATTTATTTTTGTCCACAGTGTCAAAAAAATATATAA
- a CDS encoding AAA family ATPase produces MNDLFVKQVTLVKDESMTDQYPFCIDLIQHFDSLSFEKPVSFFIGENGVGKSTFVEGLAVALGLNAEGGTENFYFHTAETHSQLHHYLKVSKGVYKPQTKFFLRAESFYNVATEIDQIATEDSRMYNGYGGKSLHACSHGESFIQLMMNRFSKKGLYILDEPEAALSPSRQLALLVLIDDLVKEGSQFIISTHSPILLSYRDGIIYDLNSYFQKVEFKETDIYQTYKLVLDNPEGMQHHLFDNKGEKR; encoded by the coding sequence ATGAATGATTTATTTGTGAAACAGGTAACACTTGTAAAAGATGAAAGTATGACTGATCAATATCCTTTTTGTATTGATCTCATTCAACACTTCGATTCTTTATCTTTTGAAAAACCAGTTTCTTTTTTTATAGGTGAAAATGGGGTGGGTAAAAGCACTTTTGTTGAAGGACTAGCAGTAGCATTAGGATTGAATGCTGAAGGGGGAACTGAAAATTTTTATTTTCATACTGCTGAAACACATTCCCAACTTCATCACTATTTAAAAGTTTCTAAAGGTGTATATAAACCACAAACAAAATTCTTTTTAAGGGCTGAGAGTTTCTATAATGTTGCGACTGAAATAGATCAGATTGCGACTGAAGATTCAAGAATGTATAATGGTTATGGTGGAAAAAGTCTGCATGCTTGTTCACATGGAGAGTCATTTATTCAATTGATGATGAATCGCTTTTCAAAAAAAGGTTTATATATTTTAGATGAACCAGAAGCGGCATTATCACCATCACGACAATTGGCATTGTTAGTCTTAATAGATGACTTGGTTAAAGAGGGTTCACAGTTTATTATAAGTACCCACTCACCCATTTTGCTTTCCTATCGAGATGGCATCATTTATGATTTGAATTCCTATTTTCAAAAAGTGGAATTTAAGGAAACAGATATTTATCAAACATATAAATTGGTATTAGATAATCCAGAAGGGATGCAACATCATCTCTTTGATAATAAAGGAGAAAAACGATGA
- a CDS encoding elongation factor G: MRTYHSNEIGNVVVLGHSGSGKTSVIEAMAYRAGITNRIGTIEDGNTLSDYSAEEVKRQTSIGLTVIPLEWNDCKINIIDTPGSFDFIGEVEAALKVTESALIVVPATEGISVGTKQAMHKAHNKAKIIYLSGLDYPNAAYKEKLEELKLTYGKAIAPIQVPIMEGNKMVGYVNVAKMEGRYFEGEQTHPCPIPDNMWDEITPIKNMIDEAVANTNDELLEKYINEEPFTKEEISWALRQGVMNHTLIPVLCGTNQIGIQIVLNSMVAFFSAAGDMVNSMVVKNEDTGEEDLIGFDESLPTSLFIFKTIADPFVGRISLFKVCTGCVHTGTSLYNVRKKEVEKMNKLYVMKGKELIEVDTLNAGDIGALSKLTHTQTNDTLCTLDYRVLYEPIRFSHPYFGKAIKPVGKSNEEKIANALNKLLEEDPTLRFENNSETKQQCLYGLGDIHIETVVAKLKERFKIDVALDDIIIPYRETIRGSVTHRYKYKKQSGGHGQYGDVEMTFEPLNDYSVPFVFEEKIFGGAVPRAYFSAVEKGMLEATKAGILAEYPVLGIKATLIDGSYHSVDSSEMAFKTATIMCFKEAMPKAKPVLLEPFVTLNVYVDEQYTGDIMGHFNKKRARVMGSEILEDGMIKITAEAPQSEVMNYAVDLRSMTQGQGFFEMDFLGYEFAPDIVANRIIEDRKV; encoded by the coding sequence ATGAGAACTTATCACTCAAACGAAATTGGAAATGTTGTCGTGTTAGGCCACTCTGGGAGTGGTAAAACCAGCGTGATTGAAGCTATGGCTTATCGGGCTGGAATTACAAATCGTATAGGTACGATTGAGGATGGAAACACTCTGAGTGACTATTCAGCAGAAGAGGTGAAAAGACAAACCTCGATTGGTTTAACAGTTATTCCTTTAGAATGGAATGATTGTAAAATCAATATTATTGATACACCTGGTTCATTTGACTTTATTGGTGAAGTTGAAGCTGCGCTTAAAGTTACTGAAAGTGCTTTAATTGTTGTTCCTGCTACAGAAGGTATTAGTGTAGGAACAAAACAAGCTATGCATAAAGCACACAATAAAGCAAAAATCATTTATTTAAGTGGGCTTGATTATCCAAATGCAGCTTATAAAGAGAAATTAGAAGAATTAAAATTAACTTATGGAAAAGCAATTGCCCCTATTCAAGTCCCAATTATGGAAGGCAACAAAATGGTTGGCTATGTGAATGTAGCAAAAATGGAAGGACGTTATTTTGAAGGTGAACAAACCCACCCTTGTCCTATCCCTGATAATATGTGGGATGAAATTACTCCAATCAAAAATATGATTGATGAAGCTGTGGCCAATACAAATGATGAACTTTTAGAAAAATATATTAATGAAGAACCTTTTACAAAAGAAGAAATATCATGGGCATTAAGACAAGGTGTTATGAATCATACTTTAATTCCTGTTTTGTGTGGTACCAATCAAATTGGCATACAGATTGTTTTAAATTCGATGGTTGCTTTCTTTAGTGCTGCTGGTGATATGGTCAATTCTATGGTTGTAAAGAACGAAGACACTGGTGAAGAAGACTTAATTGGCTTTGATGAGTCTTTACCAACATCTCTATTTATATTTAAAACAATTGCTGATCCTTTTGTTGGTAGAATTTCTCTATTTAAAGTTTGTACAGGTTGTGTTCATACAGGTACTTCTTTATATAATGTTCGTAAAAAAGAAGTTGAAAAAATGAATAAACTTTATGTTATGAAAGGGAAAGAATTGATTGAAGTTGATACTTTGAATGCTGGTGATATAGGTGCTTTATCTAAATTAACACATACCCAGACAAATGATACTTTATGCACTTTAGATTATCGTGTTTTATATGAACCTATTCGTTTCTCTCATCCATATTTTGGTAAGGCGATTAAACCTGTTGGAAAAAGCAATGAAGAAAAGATTGCAAATGCACTAAATAAATTATTAGAAGAAGATCCAACATTACGTTTTGAAAACAATTCTGAAACAAAACAACAATGTCTCTATGGATTAGGCGATATTCATATTGAAACAGTTGTTGCAAAACTGAAAGAAAGATTTAAAATTGATGTTGCTTTAGATGATATTATTATTCCATATCGTGAAACAATTCGTGGAAGTGTCACACACCGTTATAAATATAAAAAACAATCTGGTGGTCATGGTCAATATGGCGATGTAGAAATGACATTTGAACCACTCAATGATTATAGTGTTCCTTTTGTATTTGAAGAAAAAATTTTCGGTGGAGCTGTTCCAAGAGCTTATTTCTCAGCAGTAGAAAAAGGTATGCTTGAAGCAACGAAAGCTGGTATACTTGCTGAATATCCTGTTCTTGGCATTAAAGCCACTCTTATTGATGGTTCTTATCATAGTGTTGATTCATCTGAAATGGCCTTTAAAACAGCTACTATCATGTGTTTTAAAGAAGCAATGCCAAAAGCAAAACCAGTTTTATTAGAACCATTTGTCACATTAAATGTTTATGTTGATGAACAGTATACTGGTGATATTATGGGACATTTCAATAAAAAGCGTGCTCGTGTTATGGGTAGTGAAATTTTAGAAGATGGCATGATTAAGATCACTGCTGAAGCACCTCAATCAGAAGTCATGAACTATGCTGTTGATTTAAGATCAATGACACAGGGTCAAGGATTCTTTGAAATGGATTTCTTAGGATATGAATTTGCCCCTGATATTGTTGCTAATCGTATTATTGAAGATAGAAAAGTCTAA
- a CDS encoding replication initiation factor domain-containing protein: protein MNDKNFIEELRQKREEYGVTQRKLAVACGISRTYFNQIENGTVVPSAELKQTIEKQIERFNPQEPLFLLIDYFRVRFPTTDALKIIREVLQLKADYMLYEDFGKYGYESKYVLGDINIMCSMQEHLGVLLELKGRGCRQMESYLLAQERSWYDFMLDCLTAGGKMKRLDLAINDKAGILDIPKLKEKYKAGECISYFRMQKDYSGTEKCGSDLPKNTGETLYLGSTSSELYMCAYQKNYEQYVKNGIEVEDTEIKNRFEIRMKNERAYYAVVDLLTYRDAERTAFSIINHYVRFVDREDDKPKSQWETNDDWAWFIGENREPIRLTTKPEPYTLQKALHWLQRQVAPTIKMVQALDRENHTTILKDMIEQAELKDKHKHLLQLEKSTIEERIDTAVPQENDGIF, encoded by the coding sequence ATGAATGATAAAAACTTTATAGAAGAATTAAGACAAAAGCGTGAAGAATATGGAGTAACACAAAGAAAACTTGCTGTTGCCTGTGGTATCAGTCGTACATATTTTAACCAGATAGAGAATGGGACTGTTGTTCCCTCTGCTGAACTAAAACAAACGATAGAAAAACAGATTGAGCGTTTCAATCCGCAAGAACCACTATTTCTGTTGATTGATTACTTCCGTGTCCGCTTTCCTACGACAGACGCATTAAAGATTATTCGTGAAGTATTACAACTAAAAGCCGATTATATGCTTTATGAAGATTTTGGAAAATACGGATATGAAAGCAAATATGTTTTAGGCGACATCAACATCATGTGTTCCATGCAAGAGCATTTAGGTGTTTTATTAGAACTAAAAGGCAGAGGGTGTCGGCAAATGGAAAGTTATCTATTGGCACAGGAACGCTCATGGTATGACTTTATGCTGGATTGTTTAACGGCAGGTGGTAAGATGAAACGACTTGACTTGGCAATCAATGATAAAGCAGGAATATTAGATATTCCAAAGTTAAAGGAAAAATACAAGGCTGGCGAATGTATCTCCTACTTTCGTATGCAGAAAGATTACAGCGGTACGGAAAAATGTGGTAGCGATTTACCAAAGAATACAGGAGAAACCTTATATCTCGGTTCAACCAGTAGTGAGTTATATATGTGTGCCTATCAGAAAAATTACGAGCAGTATGTCAAAAATGGCATAGAAGTTGAAGATACAGAAATCAAGAACCGTTTTGAAATACGCATGAAGAATGAACGAGCCTATTATGCGGTTGTAGATTTACTGACCTATCGGGACGCTGAACGCACCGCTTTTTCTATCATCAATCATTATGTCCGCTTTGTTGATAGAGAAGATGATAAACCGAAAAGTCAATGGGAAACAAATGATGATTGGGCATGGTTTATAGGGGAAAATAGAGAGCCGATACGATTAACGACTAAACCAGAACCTTATACTTTACAAAAGGCATTACATTGGTTACAAAGACAGGTTGCACCAACCATAAAAATGGTACAAGCATTAGACAGAGAAAATCATACAACGATACTGAAAGATATGATTGAGCAGGCAGAACTCAAAGATAAGCATAAACACTTATTACAATTAGAAAAATCAACCATAGAAGAACGCATAGATACCGCTGTCCCACAAGAGAATGACGGTATTTTTTAA
- a CDS encoding recombinase family protein: MKQQIYNTALYLRLSRDDELQGESSSITTQRSMLRLYAKEHHLNVIDEYIDDGWSGTNFDRPSFQRMIEDIEAGKINCVVTKDLSRLGRNYIMTGQYTELYFPSHNVRYIAIDDGVDSEKGESEIAPFKNIINEWVARDTSRKVKSAFKTKFAEGAYYGAYAPLGYKKHPDIKGKLLVDEETKWIVEKIFSLAYQGYGSAKITKILREEKVPTASWLNFTRYGTFAHIFEGKPESKRYEWTIAHVKAILKSEVYIGNSVHNRQSTVSFKSKKKVRKPESEWFRVENTHEPIIDKEVFYRVQEQIKSRRRQTKEKATPIFAGLVKCADCGWSMRFATNKANKTPYSYYSCSFYGQFGKGYCSMHYIRYDVLYQAVLERLQYWAKAVQQDEEKVLNKIQKVGNAERIREKKKKASALKKAENRQNEIDRLFAKMYEDRACEKITERNFIMLSGKYQKEQIELEQQITNLREELSKMEQDMIGAEKWIELIKEYSVPKELTAPLLNAMIEKILIHEATTNEENERIQEIEIYYRFIGKVD; encoded by the coding sequence ATGAAACAACAGATTTACAATACTGCACTTTATCTTAGGTTAAGCCGAGATGATGAATTACAGGGCGAAAGTTCCAGCATTACCACACAAAGAAGTATGTTGCGTCTATATGCAAAAGAACATCATTTGAATGTGATTGATGAATATATTGATGACGGCTGGTCGGGAACAAATTTTGACAGACCGAGTTTTCAAAGAATGATTGAGGATATAGAGGCAGGAAAAATCAACTGTGTTGTAACAAAAGACTTATCACGACTTGGTAGAAATTATATTATGACAGGACAATATACAGAATTGTATTTTCCCAGCCATAATGTCCGTTACATAGCGATTGACGACGGTGTGGACAGCGAAAAAGGCGAAAGTGAGATTGCACCATTTAAGAACATCATCAATGAATGGGTGGCAAGAGATACGAGCCGTAAAGTGAAATCAGCCTTTAAGACGAAATTTGCAGAGGGTGCGTATTATGGGGCTTATGCTCCGTTAGGATATAAGAAACACCCCGACATCAAAGGGAAACTGTTGGTTGATGAGGAAACAAAATGGATTGTTGAAAAAATCTTCTCTCTAGCCTATCAAGGTTACGGTAGTGCCAAAATCACAAAAATACTGCGAGAAGAAAAAGTCCCGACAGCGTCTTGGTTGAATTTTACAAGGTACGGTACTTTTGCTCATATCTTTGAGGGAAAGCCCGAAAGCAAGCGTTATGAGTGGACGATTGCTCATGTAAAGGCGATATTGAAAAGTGAAGTCTATATCGGAAACAGCGTTCATAATCGACAATCAACCGTTTCTTTCAAAAGCAAGAAGAAAGTACGAAAGCCCGAAAGCGAATGGTTTCGAGTAGAAAACACGCACGAACCGATTATTGACAAGGAAGTGTTCTATCGTGTGCAGGAGCAGATAAAATCAAGGCGTAGACAGACAAAGGAAAAGGCAACGCCGATATTTGCAGGGCTTGTCAAGTGTGCGGATTGTGGCTGGTCTATGAGGTTTGCGACAAATAAGGCAAATAAAACACCGTATAGTTATTATTCTTGTAGTTTCTACGGACAGTTTGGCAAAGGTTATTGTTCTATGCACTATATCCGCTATGATGTGCTGTATCAAGCTGTATTGGAACGATTGCAGTATTGGGCTAAGGCAGTACAGCAGGACGAAGAAAAGGTATTGAACAAAATACAGAAAGTCGGCAATGCAGAGCGAATACGGGAAAAGAAGAAAAAGGCAAGTGCCTTGAAGAAAGCCGAGAACCGACAAAATGAGATTGACCGTTTATTTGCAAAAATGTATGAAGATAGAGCCTGTGAGAAGATAACGGAACGAAACTTCATCATGCTGTCGGGGAAATATCAAAAAGAGCAGATAGAACTTGAACAGCAGATAACCAACCTAAGAGAAGAATTAAGTAAAATGGAACAGGATATGATAGGTGCTGAAAAGTGGATTGAGTTAATCAAGGAGTATTCCGTACCAAAGGAACTGACAGCACCGTTATTAAATGCAATGATAGAAAAAATCCTTATTCACGAAGCAACAACGAATGAGGAGAACGAAAGAATACAGGAAATAGAGATATACTACCGATTTATTGGAAAAGTAGACTGA
- a CDS encoding NlpC/P60 family protein, whose amino-acid sequence MSRQKKIFIGFFTLCLMTAFSLSYISVQAEDFKGQEEKYIKLCSSSKLTDKQQKTCQEFNTYLKDKNKELAKDTKETQKNVKNTENTIQDIIKQMTDLEAKAASTQKELKYIQDSIESYNKNITKKQKTLEERMYAMQTTMNSGIYVSYLLGAEDFTDFMSRAANFKELTQYDNDIIEELTNAMKEVQKQQDTLKILKESIEQDKLAQAELKEKFTAKLKEQNKELAANNAEVSKNQESIESIQSNLAAIKKAAEESKVNNVTQATPNKKPSKPNNNNTTNNNQNNPKPPVDSNNSQTDNNQSDNNDQSNNDSSDDLSSNEKLGLQIANKALTRQGYLYVWGGGHSTSSVQNPNWTKFDCSGLVNWAHYQSGVNIGVGNTKTLANSGKSISKNQLQAGDIILFSSNGTYSGIHHVGIYIGNNRMVHAPTEGEPVQVSSLNNSYWQREWYSCRRLY is encoded by the coding sequence ATGTCTCGTCAAAAAAAGATATTTATAGGCTTTTTTACTCTATGTCTTATGACTGCTTTTTCTTTGAGTTATATATCAGTTCAAGCAGAAGATTTTAAAGGTCAAGAAGAAAAATACATAAAACTCTGTTCATCTTCCAAGTTAACAGACAAACAACAAAAAACATGTCAAGAATTTAATACATATCTCAAAGATAAAAACAAAGAACTAGCCAAAGATACAAAAGAAACTCAAAAGAATGTTAAAAATACAGAAAATACGATTCAAGATATTATTAAACAAATGACAGATTTAGAAGCCAAAGCAGCTTCCACACAGAAAGAATTAAAATATATTCAAGATAGTATTGAATCATATAATAAGAACATTACAAAAAAACAAAAAACGCTTGAAGAACGTATGTATGCAATGCAAACAACAATGAATTCTGGCATTTATGTTTCTTATTTATTAGGGGCTGAAGATTTTACTGATTTCATGAGTCGTGCAGCTAATTTTAAAGAATTAACTCAGTATGATAATGATATTATAGAAGAACTTACAAACGCAATGAAAGAAGTGCAAAAGCAACAAGATACACTCAAAATTCTTAAAGAATCAATAGAGCAAGATAAACTTGCTCAAGCAGAACTGAAAGAAAAATTCACTGCAAAATTGAAAGAACAAAATAAAGAATTAGCAGCTAATAATGCTGAAGTCTCTAAAAATCAAGAATCTATTGAGAGTATTCAATCAAATCTTGCAGCCATCAAAAAAGCAGCTGAAGAATCAAAGGTCAATAATGTGACTCAAGCAACTCCAAACAAAAAACCATCAAAGCCTAATAACAACAATACTACTAACAACAATCAGAATAACCCAAAACCTCCTGTTGATTCTAACAATTCACAAACTGATAACAATCAATCTGATAACAATGATCAATCAAATAATGATTCATCAGATGATTTATCATCAAATGAAAAATTAGGATTACAGATAGCTAATAAAGCATTAACACGTCAAGGTTATTTATATGTATGGGGTGGTGGTCACTCAACAAGCAGTGTTCAAAATCCAAACTGGACAAAATTTGACTGTTCAGGATTAGTTAACTGGGCTCATTATCAAAGTGGTGTTAATATTGGTGTTGGTAATACCAAAACATTAGCAAACTCAGGAAAAAGTATTTCCAAGAATCAATTGCAGGCTGGGGATATCATTCTTTTCAGTAGTAATGGAACTTATAGTGGAATCCATCATGTTGGTATCTATATTGGAAACAATCGTATGGTCCATGCCCCAACTGAAGGCGAACCAGTTCAAGTATCTAGTTTAAATAACAGCTATTGGCAAAGAGAATGGTATAGTTGTAGACGTTTATATTAA
- a CDS encoding bifunctional 3,4-dihydroxy-2-butanone-4-phosphate synthase/GTP cyclohydrolase II, whose amino-acid sequence MKYQKIKEALQALQEGKLVLVMDDKERENEGDLICSAQFATTENVNFMATYAKGLICMPMSESLANRLMLSPMVEDNTDNHETAFTVSIDYKDTTTGISAEERGLTARMCVTENVNPFDFRRPGHMFPLIAKNGGALERNGHTEATVDLLRLAGLKECGLCCEIMNENGKMMRTPDLIQFSQTHHIPTLTIKELQEYRKVYDLLVECVSVVEMPTKYGNFKAHCYINKLNGEHHVALVMGDLNNGNDVLCRVHSECLTGDAFGSLRCDCGQQLDKAMKMIAENGSGVLLYMRQEGRGIGLVNKLKAYHLQDNGMDTLDANLALGFQGDLREYYIGAQILRDLGIKSLHLLTNNPDKVYQLEDYGMKISSRVPIEIEANPYDSFYLKTKKDRMGHILNMEEK is encoded by the coding sequence ATGAAATATCAAAAAATAAAAGAGGCATTGCAGGCGTTACAAGAGGGAAAACTTGTTTTGGTTATGGACGATAAAGAGAGAGAAAATGAGGGGGATTTAATTTGTTCGGCACAATTTGCGACAACAGAAAATGTTAATTTTATGGCGACTTATGCAAAAGGCTTAATCTGTATGCCTATGAGTGAAAGTCTGGCTAACAGGCTCATGCTTTCCCCTATGGTTGAAGATAATACAGATAACCATGAAACTGCCTTTACAGTTTCTATTGATTATAAGGATACTACAACAGGTATTTCTGCCGAAGAAAGAGGATTAACGGCTCGTATGTGTGTGACTGAGAATGTAAATCCCTTTGACTTTCGTAGACCGGGGCACATGTTTCCTCTGATTGCAAAGAACGGAGGTGCTTTGGAAAGAAATGGACATACAGAAGCAACGGTTGACCTATTGAGGTTGGCTGGCTTAAAAGAATGTGGCTTATGTTGCGAAATTATGAATGAAAACGGGAAAATGATGAGAACACCTGATTTAATTCAGTTTTCTCAAACACACCATATACCTACCCTCACAATTAAAGAATTACAGGAATACAGAAAAGTATATGATTTGCTTGTAGAATGTGTTTCGGTTGTAGAAATGCCTACAAAATATGGGAATTTCAAAGCACATTGTTATATCAATAAATTGAATGGAGAACATCATGTTGCATTGGTTATGGGAGATTTGAATAATGGAAACGATGTGCTATGTCGTGTCCACTCAGAGTGCTTAACAGGAGATGCCTTTGGCTCTTTACGCTGTGATTGTGGACAGCAGTTAGATAAAGCAATGAAAATGATTGCAGAAAATGGTTCTGGTGTATTGCTTTATATGCGACAAGAGGGACGAGGTATCGGGCTTGTCAATAAACTAAAAGCCTATCATTTACAGGATAACGGTATGGATACACTTGACGCCAACCTTGCATTAGGATTTCAAGGCGATTTAAGAGAATATTATATCGGTGCACAGATTTTAAGAGATTTGGGAATAAAATCATTGCATTTACTTACAAATAATCCTGATAAAGTTTATCAGTTAGAAGATTATGGAATGAAAATTTCAAGCAGAGTACCGATTGAAATAGAAGCAAATCCTTATGATAGTTTTTATCTAAAGACAAAGAAAGACCGAATGGGACACATTTTGAATATGGAGGAAAAATAA